One genomic segment of Belonocnema kinseyi isolate 2016_QV_RU_SX_M_011 chromosome 2, B_treatae_v1, whole genome shotgun sequence includes these proteins:
- the LOC117168505 gene encoding another transcription unit protein isoform X1, which yields MPPLIEHLRDSSGDSDSDSGSASSASSRSASPASHAAAPTPGGARSERSEDERPRSAASNGSGSGPASPRTQKSTSASPARSENKSGSHRSQTGSPHSARSASPTSQKTGRSRSGSAQSARSESPGSPTSRRSGKSHSRSPGQKSKTPGSPHSNASGSAPGSPQSNKSASPKSRRSGSPASRRSHTSRRSGSQTSHTSRRSGSQTSHASRRSGSQTSHASRRSGSQTSNASRRSGSRASPESRRSRSRASRASRRSGSQTSHVSRRSGSKTSPAGRRSGSRASRTSRRSGSRASHVSKRSGSQASHASRRSGSRASRSSKRSGSQTSHASRRSGSKTSPASRSGSHASRTSRRSRSRVSRASKRSGSQSSRASRRSGSRASRSSKRSGSQTSHTSRRSGSQASRASKRSGSQASHTSKRSGSQASHTSKRSRSRASRSSKRSESRASLASKRSESRASRVSKRSRSRASRSDSRTSRRSGSQTSHTSKRSGSHTSRTSRRSSSAGSAKSHGSPKSRRSASPKDRSENESEKSLKIAGDGQDKKSEDGSDVEGPSRKRKESEKSEAEMDPVLKKKRALIDSDSEPEPEKETGPEPTADALFGDASDISTDDEKDKTEETTVQERRSKSRSRSKSRSKSRSRSRSRSRSRGRSDSGGEGPSTQKPLIEDDEEKEKEDEVEPPPETRIDVEIPKISTDLGKEIHFVKLPNFLSVETRPFDHETYEDEIDEEETLDEEGRARLKLKVENTIRWKDVFTESGKMVKESNARFVRWSDGSMSLHLGSEIFDVYKQPLQGDHNHLYIRQGTGLQGQAVFRTKLTFRPHSTESFTHRKMTMSLADRSQKTSGIKVLSHVGSNPDQNKHEMIKKEEEKLRMAMRVQTKNTKTPTGKRSAGRASAGYAADSYHDEGSDDEGAISLAAIKSQYKKGGAASNKIASNIYSSDEDGSDVEAVRPKKNVKSKAIQDSDESNSGSESGSGSGGEAEEAAENDASD from the exons ATGCCTCCCTTAATAGAACATTTGCGAGATTCGAGTGGAGATTCAG ATTCAGACAGCGGATCAGCATCCTCAGCTTCAAGCCGTAGTGCCAGTCCCGCATCTCATGCAGCAGCGCCCACCCCAGGTGGAGCAAGAAGTGAGCGATCAGAAGATGAGAGACCACGTTCTGCAGCCTCCAATGGCAGTGGCAGTGGACCAGCAAGCCCCAGAACTCAAAAGTCCACTAGCGCATCGCCGGCCAGGTCAGAAAACAAATCCGGTTCTCACAGATCCCAAACTGGTTCTCCACATTCAGCGCGTTCAGCAAGTCCCACTTCGCAAAAAACTGGCAGATCTCGCTCTGGATCTGCTCAAAGTGCCAGGTCCGAAAGTCCAGGCTCTCCCACAAGTCGCAGATCTGGAAAATCCCATTCCCGTTCTCCCGGTCAAAAATCAAAAACTCCAGGATCCCCGCATTCCAATGCTTCCGGCTCAGCTCCTGGATCCCCTCAAAGCAACAAATCCGCTTCTCCAAAAAGCAGGAGATCTGGCAGTCCAGCAAGCAGAAGGTCACACACAAGTAGGAGATCTGGAAGTCAAACATCTCACACAAGCAGGCGATCAGGCAGTCAAACTTCCCACGCTAGTCGAAGATCAGGAAGTCAAACTTCACATGCAAGTAGGAGATCGGGAAGTCAGACTTCAAATGCTAGTAGGAGATCCGGAAGTAGGGCTTCCCCTGAGAGCAGGAGGTCTAGAAGTCGAGCATCTCGGGCTAGCAGAAGATCTGGAAGTCAGACTTCGCACGTTAGTAGAAGATCTGGAAGTAAAACATCTCCCGCTGGCAGAAGATCAGGAAGTCGAGCCTCGCGTACTAGCAGACGGTCTGGAAGTCGAGCCTCTCATGTCAGCAAAAGATCCGGAAGCCAAGCCTCTCATGCCAGCAGAAGGTCTGGAAGTCGAGCATCTCGTTCTAGCAAAAGATCCGGAAGCCAGACTTCGCACGCTAGTAGAAGATCTGGAAGTAAAACTTCTCCCGCTAGCAGATCAGGAAGTCATGCCTCACGTACTAGCAGAAGATCTAGAAGTCGAGTATCTCGTGCTAGCAAAAGATCGGGAAGTCAATCCTCTCGTGCCAGCAGAAGGTCTGGAAGTCGAGCATCTCGTTCTAGCAAAAGATCCGGAAGTCAAACCTCTCATACGAGCAGAAGGTCTGGAAGCCAAGCCTCTCGTGCCAGCAAAAGATCTGGAAGTCAAGCCTCTCATACCAGTAAAAGATCTGGAAGTCAAGCCTCTCATACCAGCAAAAGGTCTCGAAGTAGAGCGTCTCGTTCTAGCAAAAGATCCGAAAGTCGAGCCTCTCTTGCCAGCAAAAGGTCTGAAAGTCGAGCCTCTCGCGTCAGCAAAAGGTCTAGAAGTCGAGCTTCTCGATCTGACAGTCGGACCTCTAGGAGATCTGGAAGCCAGACATCTCATACGAGTAAAAGATCAGGAAGTCATACTTCGAGGACAAGTAGGCGATCTAGTTCTGCCGGTTCTGCAAAATCACATGGCAGTCCAAAGTCCAGAAGATCTGCGAGTCCCAAGGATAGAAGTGAAAATGAGTctgagaaatctttgaaaatcgcag GAGATGGCCAAGATAAAAAATCTGAGGATGGAAGCGACGTCGAGGGTCCAAGTCGCAAACGTAAAGAAAGCGAAAAATCTGAAGCAGAGATGGACCCGGTCCTCAAGAAGAAACGGGCGCTGATCGATTCTGATTCAGAGCCTGAACCCGAGAAAGAAACAGGTCCAGAGCCGACGGCTGATGCACTTTTTGGAGATGCGAGCGATATCAGTACTGATGATGAAAAAGATAAAACTGAAGAAACAACGGTGCAAGAAAGAAGAAGCAAAAGTCGAAGTCGTAGCAAAAGTCGCAGCAAAAGTAGGAGTAGAAGTAGGAGCAGAAGTAGAAGTCGCGGTCGTTCTGATAGTGGAGGAGAAGGACCTAGTACACAAAAACCATTAATCGAGGAT gATGAAGAGAAGGAAAAGGAAGATGAGGTAGAGCCTCCGCCCGAAACGAGAATCGACGTTGAAATTCCCAAAATTAGTACCGATCTCGGTAAGGAGATTCACTTTGTAAAACTGCCAAATTTTTTGTCCGTCGAAACAAGACCTTTCGACCATGAAACTTATGAAGATGAAATCGACGAGGAGGAAACTCTCGATGAAGAGGGTCGAGCCAGATTGAAACTTAAGGTCGAGAATACAATCCGCTGGAAGGACGTTTTCACGGAGAGTGGAAAAATGGTCAAGGAAAGCAATGCCAGATTTGTCCGGTGGTCAGATGGCAGCATGTCTCTTCACCTCGGCTCCGAAATTTTCGATGTCTATAAGCAACCTCTGCAGGGCGATCACAATCATCTTTATATTCGACAGGGAACTGGTCTGCAAGGCCAGGCCGTTTTCAGAACCAAGTTGACTTTCAGGCCTCACTCGACAGAGTCCTTTACGCACAGGAAGATGACCATGTCTTTGGCTGATAGATCTCAAAAGACATCTGGAATCAAGGTCCTTTCCCACGTCGGCTCGAATCCGGACCAAAACAAACACGAGATGATCAAG AAAGAAGAAGAGAAACTGCGAATGGCGATGCGGGTTCAGACAAAAAACACCAAGACACCGACTGGGAAAAGAAGTGCGGGTCGCGCGTCTGCCGGATACGCAGCAGATTCATATCATGATGAAGGTTCAGATGATGAAGGTGCCATTTCTCTCGCAGCGATTAAGAGCCAGTACAAGAAAGGTGGGGCGGCTAGTAATAAAA TAGCTTCCAATATATATTCCTCCGATGAAGATGGCTCAGACGTTGAAGCCGTGAGGCCAAAGAAAAACGTAAAAAGCAAGGCAATACAGGATTCCGACGAGTCCAATTCTGGGTCTGAAAGTGGATCTGGCAGTGGAGGAGAAGCTGAGGAAGCTGCTGAAAATGATGCTAGTGATTAA